A stretch of DNA from Mucilaginibacter daejeonensis:
GGCGGATCATCGGTTTACTATGTGCGCATCACCTCAAGCCACCCCATGCAAATGCCGGTGTTCCTGGGTGATAAGGAAAGCATAGAGGATCTAAGCATGAGTAAGAACATTCTTTTTGGAGTGTTCTTCGGCATCATCCTCGTAATGTTCTTTTACAATCTGTTCGTGTACATCTCGGTGAAAGACCCGATATATATCTATTACGTGATCTACATCCTCGTGGTGGGGCTCACGCAAACCACTATAGAGGGGTATAGCTTCCAGTACCTATGGCCTAACAATACGTTCCTGGCTACCCGTAGCTTTTTCCTGTTAACGGCGCTGGTGAACATAACCGGGCTCGAGTTCGTGCGCCAATTCCTGCACACTAAGGATTACTTACCCAGGTTAGATAAGTTCGCTTTTTTGATCTATGGCGTTTACCTGCTCGTGATCGTGCTTACTGTGCTGGGCCAGTTGCGCTTATCATACATGATCCTGCAGGGTTTCGGCGGCGTGGTGTCCCTTTATATGCTGGCCGTGGCTGTGATCATAGCCCGGAGAGGGAACCGTTCCGCCAAGTTCTTCCTGATCGCCTGGTTGCCACTCATTGCCGGTATCATTATCTGGATACTTAAGGACATGAACGTACTGCCGTACAACCTATTCACCAATTACAGTATCACATATGGTTCGGCGTTGGAGGTCATCTTGCTGTCGTTCGCACTGGCTGATAAGATCAACATCTTCAAGGCCGAAAAGGAGCGCTCGCAAGAGGAGACCTTACAAGCCTTAAAAGAGAACGAACGCATCATCCGCGAGCAGAACGTGATATTGGAGGCCAAGGTGAATGAACGAACGTTGGAATTAAGCAAGGCCAACAGCGAATTGAACGTTACGCTGGAGGACCTCAAGCAGGCACAAACGCAATTGGTAGAATCTGAAAAAATGGCCTCCCTGGGTCAGTTGACGGCAGGTATTGCGCACGAGATCAATAACCCGATCAACTTCGTGACCTCGAACATCAAGCCGTTGAGGCGCGATATCGAGATGGTGATGGATACATTGCGCACGGTAGAAGGTATAGCCATGATGGATATCACCGCCGCTGAAAAGCAAAAGCAGATCGAAGAGCACAAAGAGGACATGGACTTTGAATACCTCCAGGATGAGATCGCTCACCTGATGAAGGGGATCACCGAAGGTGCCAACCGCACGGCCGAGATCGTCAAGGGGCTGCGTATCTTCTCCCGTTTGGATGAGGACGACCTGAAGCGTGCCGATATCAACGAGGGTATCGAATCGACGCTGGTGATCGCTAACAACCTGATGGGTAAGATCAGTGTGGTCAAACAGCTTGGGCAGCTGCCACCGATCGAGTGCTATGCTGGTAAGCTGAACCAGGTGTTCCTGAACATCATCTCCAATGCGGCTTATGCGGTACACAAAAAATTCGGCGATCAGCCGGGTGGGCAAATATCCATCAAAACATATAACGACGATCACGACGTTTTCATCGAGCTTTCCGACAATGGGATAGGCATGAGCGAGAAAACGCAGAAAAAGATATTCGAACCGTTCTTTACCACCAAAGAAGTGGGCGAGGGTACGGGTTTAGGCATGTCAATTGCTTATAATACCATCAAAAAACACAATGGAAACATAACGCTGGAAAGTACTGAAGGTGAGGGGACAAGCTTTATCATAAAGCTGCCCATCATTTTTGTGATGTGAACGAACTTAATTAATGACCGTGCGTAAAAAGACCATCGAAATGTGTATTTTTAGTCACCTAACTGATATAAAACATTGATCCCCAACTCAGAAAAGATCAAGATCCTGTACGTTGACGATGAACAGGATAACCTT
This window harbors:
- a CDS encoding sensor histidine kinase, encoding MKRWLSICILLLISIVAAQAQITYSGHKRIATVGDGIAYYIDSSGKHTVQTIQNQANFTKVKAAVPNLGLTDKPVWLKVDVKNQSDLNDLILQFDQPLLESITFYYPANGSFAGNVSGERYPFGSRPVNYHKFLYHLNIPPGGSSVYYVRITSSHPMQMPVFLGDKESIEDLSMSKNILFGVFFGIILVMFFYNLFVYISVKDPIYIYYVIYILVVGLTQTTIEGYSFQYLWPNNTFLATRSFFLLTALVNITGLEFVRQFLHTKDYLPRLDKFAFLIYGVYLLVIVLTVLGQLRLSYMILQGFGGVVSLYMLAVAVIIARRGNRSAKFFLIAWLPLIAGIIIWILKDMNVLPYNLFTNYSITYGSALEVILLSFALADKINIFKAEKERSQEETLQALKENERIIREQNVILEAKVNERTLELSKANSELNVTLEDLKQAQTQLVESEKMASLGQLTAGIAHEINNPINFVTSNIKPLRRDIEMVMDTLRTVEGIAMMDITAAEKQKQIEEHKEDMDFEYLQDEIAHLMKGITEGANRTAEIVKGLRIFSRLDEDDLKRADINEGIESTLVIANNLMGKISVVKQLGQLPPIECYAGKLNQVFLNIISNAAYAVHKKFGDQPGGQISIKTYNDDHDVFIELSDNGIGMSEKTQKKIFEPFFTTKEVGEGTGLGMSIAYNTIKKHNGNITLESTEGEGTSFIIKLPIIFVM